The Sphingobium aromaticiconvertens genome has a segment encoding these proteins:
- the ald gene encoding alanine dehydrogenase, which produces MIVGTVREIKNHEYRVGLTPESVHELTAHGHTVLVETGAGEGIGAHDPLYEKAGAQIVATAAEIFATAEMIVKVKEPQPQERAMLRPGQILYTYLHLAPDPEQTCDLIASGATCIAYETVTDSSGGLPLLKPMSQVAGRMSIQAGATALEKANGGRGVLLGGVPGVLPAKVAVIGGGVVGFNAAQMAAGLGADVTILDRDPQVLERLGTYFEARAKTRFSNRANLAECVAEADLVIGAVLIPGAAAPKLVSADMLKTMKKGAVLVDVAIDQGGCFETSHATTHADPTYIVEGIVHYCVANMPGAVARTSTYALNNVTLPHALRIAELGWKEALRRDPHLLAGLNIWDGKVTYEAVATDLGLPYTPAADALA; this is translated from the coding sequence ATGATCGTCGGCACCGTTCGGGAAATCAAGAACCACGAATATCGGGTTGGGCTAACGCCCGAGAGCGTCCATGAACTTACCGCTCACGGCCACACCGTCCTTGTCGAGACTGGCGCGGGCGAGGGCATCGGCGCACACGACCCCCTCTATGAAAAGGCAGGCGCGCAAATTGTCGCCACTGCCGCCGAAATCTTTGCCACTGCCGAGATGATCGTGAAGGTGAAGGAACCGCAGCCGCAGGAACGCGCCATGCTGCGCCCCGGCCAGATCCTCTACACCTACCTCCACCTCGCCCCCGACCCGGAGCAGACCTGCGACCTGATCGCGTCGGGCGCGACCTGCATCGCCTATGAAACCGTCACCGATTCCAGCGGGGGCCTGCCGCTGCTCAAGCCCATGAGTCAGGTCGCGGGTCGCATGTCGATTCAGGCGGGCGCGACGGCGCTGGAAAAGGCCAATGGCGGACGCGGCGTGCTCTTGGGCGGCGTGCCGGGCGTGCTGCCCGCCAAAGTCGCGGTGATCGGCGGCGGCGTGGTCGGCTTCAACGCGGCGCAGATGGCAGCCGGGCTGGGGGCGGACGTTACCATCCTCGACCGCGATCCGCAAGTGCTGGAAAGGCTCGGTACTTATTTCGAGGCGCGGGCCAAGACCCGCTTTTCCAACCGCGCGAACCTGGCCGAATGCGTGGCGGAGGCGGATCTGGTGATCGGTGCGGTGCTGATCCCTGGCGCCGCCGCGCCCAAGCTGGTCAGCGCAGATATGCTCAAGACCATGAAGAAGGGCGCGGTGCTGGTCGATGTCGCGATCGATCAGGGCGGTTGCTTTGAAACCAGCCACGCGACCACCCATGCCGATCCTACCTATATCGTCGAGGGCATCGTCCATTATTGCGTCGCCAACATGCCCGGCGCGGTCGCGCGCACCAGCACCTATGCGCTGAACAACGTCACCCTGCCCCATGCCCTGCGGATCGCTGAACTGGGCTGGAAAGAGGCGCTGCGCCGTGACCCCCATTTGCTCGCGGGCCTCAATATCTGGGACGGAAAAGTGACCTATGAGGCGGTGGCGACCGACCTTGGCCTGCCCTATACCCCGGCCGCCGACGCCCTCGCCTGA
- a CDS encoding Lrp/AsnC family transcriptional regulator, which yields MDRFDIALLEAMQADSRRSMIELGEVVGLSSSACHRRVRALEEAGFISGYGARLDPVRLGLGLHAFVEISLTSQSQEAMDRFEGAVAGFPDILECHLMAGKADYLLRVAAADLKGFDAIHRDCLARLPGVSAIHTSFVIRRIRDWRGYPAGHLRE from the coding sequence ATGGATCGGTTCGACATTGCGCTGCTGGAGGCGATGCAAGCCGATTCGCGCCGGTCGATGATCGAACTGGGCGAGGTGGTGGGCCTGTCCAGTTCCGCCTGTCATCGGCGGGTGCGGGCGCTGGAGGAGGCGGGGTTTATCAGCGGCTATGGCGCGCGGCTCGATCCGGTGCGGCTGGGCCTGGGCCTCCACGCCTTTGTCGAGATTTCGCTGACCAGCCAGAGCCAGGAGGCGATGGATCGCTTCGAGGGAGCCGTAGCGGGCTTTCCCGATATATTGGAATGCCATTTGATGGCGGGAAAGGCGGACTATCTGCTGCGGGTGGCGGCGGCGGACCTAAAAGGGTTCGACGCCATCCATCGCGACTGTCTCGCCCGGCTACCGGGGGTGTCGGCAATCCATACCAGCTTCGTCATCCGCCGCATCCGCGACTGGCGCGGCTATCCGGCGGGTCATTTACGGGAGTGA
- a CDS encoding SMP-30/gluconolactonase/LRE family protein, whose translation MADWQIIPRDTRDVLGEGTCWSARDNAVYWVDIMGQALNRLSLSDGAVTRWPMPEPLGWVVERAAGGFIAGFQSGFAELSLDPFAIRPIGDPEVDLPGSRMNDGKADADGRIWCGTKGLPADPPTGAFYRFDPDHRWTKMDGGYEVPNGPAFSPDGRWLYHTDSGLRTVYRFAREESGKIADRQPFITFTEEEGYPDGMTVDSEGFLWIAHWEGSRISRFDPDGQRERAIALPALQVTNICFAGEALDRIFVTSAAEGLPPSEHDGALFEVDCGGIKGLPTYLFPG comes from the coding sequence ATGGCCGACTGGCAGATCATCCCCCGCGACACGCGCGACGTGCTGGGCGAAGGCACCTGCTGGTCGGCGCGCGACAACGCCGTCTATTGGGTCGACATCATGGGGCAGGCGCTCAATCGCCTGTCCCTGAGCGATGGTGCCGTTACTCGCTGGCCAATGCCTGAGCCTTTGGGCTGGGTGGTTGAGCGCGCCGCTGGCGGCTTTATCGCCGGTTTCCAGAGCGGCTTTGCCGAACTTTCCCTTGATCCCTTTGCGATCCGCCCCATCGGCGACCCGGAAGTCGACCTGCCCGGAAGCCGCATGAATGATGGCAAGGCTGATGCCGATGGCCGCATCTGGTGCGGGACCAAGGGACTGCCCGCCGATCCGCCGACCGGTGCCTTTTATCGCTTCGATCCCGATCATAGGTGGACGAAGATGGACGGCGGCTATGAAGTGCCCAACGGCCCAGCCTTCTCGCCCGATGGCCGCTGGCTCTATCACACGGATTCCGGCCTTCGCACCGTTTACCGCTTCGCCCGCGAGGAAAGCGGCAAGATTGCAGATCGCCAGCCCTTCATCACCTTCACCGAAGAGGAGGGCTATCCCGACGGCATGACCGTCGATTCGGAGGGTTTCCTGTGGATCGCCCATTGGGAGGGCAGCCGCATCAGCCGCTTCGATCCGGACGGCCAGCGCGAACGCGCCATCGCCTTGCCGGCGCTTCAGGTCACGAATATCTGTTTCGCGGGCGAAGCGCTCGACCGGATTTTCGTGACGTCCGCTGCGGAGGGATTGCCACCGTCCGAGCATGACGGCGCGCTGTTCGAGGTGGATTGCGGCGGCATCAAGGGCCTGCCGACCTACCTCTTTCCGGGCTGA
- a CDS encoding IlvD/Edd family dehydratase, with protein sequence MTDTPAPKLRSRAWFDNPDNIDMTALYLERYLNFGLSLDELRSGKPIIGIAQTGSDLSPCNRHHLVLAERMREGIREMGGIALEFPVHPIQETGKRPTAGLDRNLAYLGLVESLYGYPLDGVILTTGCDKTTPALLMAAATVNIPAIALSVGPMLNGWHKGERTGSGTIVWKARQMLATGEIDDAGFIQLVASSAPSTGYCNTMGTASTMNSLAEALGMMLPGSAAIPAPYRDRQEAAYRTGKRIVEMVAEDLKPSDILTLDSFHNAILVNSAIGGSTNAPIHLAALARHVGVELPLKDWETVGHKVPLLVNLQPAGEYLGEDYYRAGGVPAVVAQLMGQGLIREGALTVNGKSIGDNCRDATIEDEKVIRPFDQPILKDAGFLVLSGNLFDAAVMKTSVISAEFRDRYLSNPDDPEAFEGPAVVFDGPEDYHHRIDDPATGITADTLLFMRGAGPIGYPGAAEVVNMRPPAYLITEGVSALPCIGDGRQSGTSGSPSILNASPEAAAMGGLALIQTGDRVRMDLKAGTVNVLISDAELAERRTALVAAGGYTYPASQTPWQEIQRNLVGQMDSGAILEGAEKYQRIAQTMGLPRDNH encoded by the coding sequence ATGACAGATACGCCCGCCCCCAAGCTCCGCTCGCGCGCCTGGTTCGACAATCCCGACAATATCGACATGACCGCGCTCTATCTGGAGCGCTATCTGAACTTCGGCCTGTCGCTGGACGAACTCCGCTCGGGCAAGCCGATCATCGGTATCGCCCAGACCGGCAGCGACCTGTCGCCCTGCAACCGCCACCATCTGGTGCTGGCGGAGCGGATGCGCGAGGGTATTCGCGAGATGGGCGGCATCGCGCTGGAATTTCCGGTCCATCCGATTCAGGAAACCGGCAAGCGGCCCACGGCGGGCCTTGATCGTAACCTGGCCTATCTGGGGCTGGTCGAATCGCTCTACGGCTACCCGCTCGATGGCGTGATCCTGACCACCGGCTGTGACAAGACCACGCCCGCGCTGCTGATGGCGGCGGCGACCGTCAACATCCCCGCCATCGCCCTGTCGGTCGGGCCGATGCTGAACGGCTGGCACAAGGGCGAGCGCACCGGGTCGGGCACCATCGTCTGGAAGGCGCGGCAGATGCTCGCCACAGGCGAGATTGACGATGCGGGCTTCATCCAGCTGGTCGCCTCTTCCGCCCCCTCCACCGGTTATTGCAACACGATGGGCACGGCCTCGACCATGAACTCGCTGGCCGAAGCGCTGGGCATGATGCTGCCCGGTTCCGCCGCCATCCCCGCACCCTATCGCGACCGGCAGGAAGCCGCCTACCGCACCGGCAAGCGCATCGTCGAAATGGTGGCGGAGGATCTCAAGCCCTCCGACATTTTGACGCTCGATTCCTTTCATAATGCGATCCTCGTCAACTCGGCGATCGGTGGCTCCACCAACGCGCCGATCCATCTGGCCGCGCTTGCCCGCCATGTCGGCGTCGAACTGCCGCTTAAGGATTGGGAAACGGTCGGGCACAAGGTGCCGTTGCTGGTGAACCTCCAGCCTGCGGGCGAATATCTGGGTGAGGATTATTATCGCGCGGGCGGCGTTCCCGCCGTGGTCGCCCAGTTGATGGGGCAGGGCCTGATCCGCGAGGGCGCGCTGACGGTCAATGGCAAGTCGATCGGCGACAATTGCCGCGACGCGACGATCGAGGATGAAAAGGTCATCCGCCCCTTCGACCAGCCGATCCTCAAGGATGCGGGCTTCCTCGTCCTCTCTGGCAATCTGTTCGACGCCGCCGTGATGAAGACCAGCGTCATCAGCGCCGAGTTTCGCGACCGCTATCTGTCGAACCCCGACGATCCCGAAGCCTTTGAAGGTCCGGCGGTCGTGTTCGATGGACCGGAGGATTATCATCACCGCATCGACGATCCGGCGACCGGCATCACCGCCGACACGCTGCTGTTCATGCGCGGCGCGGGGCCGATCGGCTATCCCGGTGCGGCGGAGGTCGTGAACATGCGCCCGCCCGCCTATCTCATCACCGAAGGGGTGAGCGCGCTGCCCTGCATCGGCGACGGGCGCCAGTCGGGCACCTCCGGCAGTCCCTCCATCCTCAACGCCTCGCCAGAGGCGGCGGCGATGGGTGGTCTGGCGCTGATCCAGACCGGCGACCGGGTCCGCATGGACCTGAAGGCCGGAACGGTGAACGTGCTGATATCCGACGCGGAACTGGCCGAGCGCCGAACCGCGCTGGTGGCCGCAGGTGGGTATACATATCCCGCCTCGCAGACCCCGTGGCAGGAAATCCAGCGCAACCTCGTCGGCCAGATGGATAGCGGCGCGATTCTGGAAGGGGCGGAGAAATATCAGCGCATCGCCCAGACCATGGGCCTGCCCCGCGATAACCATTAA
- a CDS encoding aldose epimerase family protein, which produces MALGLLAGALLGSSAVLAAEAKRAPAGQLADGTAIETITLTNDKGMSAKILTYGATLQSLIAPDRTGKSADVLLGYDNLSSYVDHPNYFGVTVGRYANRIAGGRFSLDGKSHQLSLNDKANSLHGGTKGFDKVAWKVVSRKSGPKPSVVLSHVSPDGDQGYPGTLSVTTTYTLDNDGALTIAFDAKTDKPTVVNMTNHAIFNLAGDGAPQGATQHKLTVPAAAYTPVNAKLIPTGERRPVDGTVFDFRAARIVADGIRDGSDEQIRMGQGYDHNFILDKGLTKTPELAARLEDPATGRVLEVLTTEPGLQFYTGNFLDGTFMGKQGHLYRMGDGIALEPQKFPDSPNQPSFPSARVDPGTPYRHVMIYRLSTNP; this is translated from the coding sequence ATGGCGCTGGGCCTGCTCGCAGGGGCGTTGCTGGGGAGTAGTGCAGTTTTGGCGGCAGAAGCAAAGCGCGCACCGGCAGGCCAGTTGGCCGACGGCACCGCGATCGAGACGATCACCCTGACCAATGACAAGGGAATGTCGGCGAAGATCCTGACCTATGGCGCGACGCTCCAGTCGCTGATCGCGCCCGATCGCACGGGCAAGAGCGCGGATGTGCTGCTCGGCTATGACAACCTGTCCTCCTATGTCGATCATCCCAATTATTTCGGCGTGACGGTGGGCCGCTACGCCAACCGTATCGCCGGAGGGCGCTTTTCGCTCGACGGCAAAAGCCATCAACTGTCGCTCAACGACAAGGCCAACTCGCTGCATGGCGGGACCAAAGGTTTCGACAAGGTCGCGTGGAAAGTGGTTTCACGGAAAAGCGGCCCGAAACCCAGCGTCGTCCTGTCGCATGTCAGTCCCGACGGGGATCAGGGCTATCCCGGCACCCTGTCCGTCACCACTACCTATACGCTGGACAATGACGGCGCGCTGACCATCGCCTTCGATGCGAAAACCGATAAGCCGACCGTCGTCAACATGACCAACCATGCGATCTTCAACCTGGCGGGCGACGGCGCACCGCAGGGCGCGACCCAGCATAAGCTGACGGTCCCCGCCGCCGCCTATACGCCCGTCAATGCAAAGCTGATCCCGACAGGCGAGCGCCGCCCGGTTGACGGCACGGTGTTCGATTTCCGCGCAGCCCGCATCGTCGCAGACGGCATCCGCGATGGCAGCGATGAGCAGATCCGCATGGGTCAGGGCTATGATCATAATTTCATACTGGACAAGGGGCTGACCAAGACGCCCGAACTGGCCGCGCGGCTGGAAGACCCGGCCACGGGCCGCGTGCTTGAAGTGCTGACGACCGAGCCGGGCCTCCAGTTCTACACCGGCAATTTCCTCGACGGCACGTTCATGGGCAAGCAGGGGCATTTGTACCGCATGGGCGACGGCATCGCGCTGGAGCCGCAGAAATTCCCCGACAGCCCCAACCAGCCGTCCTTCCCCTCCGCTCGCGTCGATCCCGGCACGCCCTATCGGCATGTCATGATCTATCGCCTCTCCACGAATCCTTGA